One stretch of Bombina bombina isolate aBomBom1 chromosome 7, aBomBom1.pri, whole genome shotgun sequence DNA includes these proteins:
- the LOC128667154 gene encoding CCN family member 3 gives MDLGKLIYIFFLFLPSYMAQKQGCPQDCKCPENSSCPPGTPRVLDSCGCGCEVCAQRLNSPCDGLQPCDPLQNLTCVYHGSSWEQQGECKDLHNFKSCFMNNTEILHGQNLQIACESYCTCENGSIYCFPYCPHSPPVLMPGCKNIQLVTVPGQCCKEWRCVEKSETFMNREILHSSNANKTTVGGSVTLSQSLITKKKTKRQAPQTDDSQEATPMKTSSVCGADPTEWTPCSRTCGFGGSVRIIYVGRRCTPRAERRLCMIRPCEGEYSTANYTVLQSTDVCSRVLRWTKPFLLQHRNCQTKKPLLPKFCGSCSDGRMCTPFLSETRSVDFQCPNLPSRRVKHRIMWVQKCHCRGKGKKKDNVKKENKRRKMERKKGGKEI, from the exons ATGGATTTAGGCAAActaatatatatcttttttctatttttaccaTCTTATATGGCGCAGAAGCAG GGTTGTCCGCAGGACTGCAAATGCCCAGAGAATTCCTCGTGCCCCCCTGGTACACCCAGAGTTCTAGACAGCTGCGGATGTGGCTGTGAGGTATGCGCACAACGTTTAAATTCCCCTTGCGATGGACTGCAACCATGTGACCCCTTGCAGAATCTGACATGCGTTTATCACGGAAGCTCTTGGGAGCAGCAGGGAGAATGTAAAG ATCTTCATAACTTCAAGTCGTGCTTCATGAATAACACAGAGATTCTTCACGGGCAAAACCTCCAGATTGCGTGTGAGAGCTACTGCACTTGTGAAAATGGCAGTATATATTGCTTCCCCTATTGCCCACATAGCCCACCTGTCCTGATGCCTGGATGCAAAAACATACAGCTGGTGACTG TTCCAGGGCAGTGCTGTAAGGAGTGGAGGTGCGTAGAGAAATCTGAAACATTCATGAATCGTGAGATTTTACACAGCAGTAATGCCAACAAAACCACTGTGGGGGGAAGTGTCACCCTTAGCCAATCACTGATTACTAAAAAGAAGACGAAGAGACAAGCTCCTCAGACTG ATGATTCCCAGGAGGCAACGCCAATGAAAACTTCATCTGTCTGTGGTGCAGACCCAACAGAGTGGACACCTTGTTCACGGACCTGTGGATTTGGAGGTTCTGTACGAATAATTTATGTAGGAAGAAGATGCACCCCAAGAGCAGAGAGAAGATTGTGTATGATCAGACCTTGTGAAGGGGAGTACAGCACCGCAAATTACACG GTTCTTCAGTCCACAGATGTGTGTAGCCGTGTCCTCCGCTGGACAAAGCCCTTCCTACTGCAGCATCGTAACTGCCAAACAAAGAAGCCCTTGCTCCCCAAGTTCTGTGGGAGCTGCTCAGATGGACGGATGTGCACACCATTTCTAAGCGAGACTCGCTCAGTGGACTTTCAGTGCCCAAACTTACCCTCTCGTAGGGTTAAACATCGGATAATGTGGGTGCAGAAGTGCCACTGTagaggaaaaggaaaaaagaaagataatgtaaAAAAAGAGAACAAGAGAAGAAAGATGGaaagaaagaaaggggggaagGAGATATAG